One Anolis carolinensis isolate JA03-04 chromosome 4, rAnoCar3.1.pri, whole genome shotgun sequence DNA window includes the following coding sequences:
- the med8 gene encoding mediator of RNA polymerase II transcription subunit 8: MADTALIHDLRPPTASARKRKQLRQGTPTKRGRVFIVVAMQREEKQLELSLEALISQVADLKNSLVNFIYKLENEYDRLTWPSVLDNFALLSGQLNTLNKVLKHEKTPLLRNQVIIPLVLSPDRDEELMRQTEGRVPVFSHEVVPDHLRTKPDPEVEEQEKQLSTDAARIGADVAQKQIQSLNKMCSNLLEKINKEDRESESGGIRQNKQTFNPADTNALVAAVAFGKGLSNRRPPGVTGPVQSGQPGANSIIAGGSAMQQVQMPGAPGQTQPMLGGVQMPQGGQPGKMPSGIKTNIKSASMHPYQR, from the exons ATGGCTGACACCGCCCTCATCCACGACCTTCGACCTCCTACAGCTTCGGCCCGGAAGAGGAAACAGCTCCGCCAGGGAACTCCCACCAAGCGCGGGAGGGTTTTTATCGTCGTCGCCATGCAG AGAGAAGAGAAGCAGCTAGAGTTGTCCCTGGAGGCTCTCATCAGTCAAGTGGCTGACCTGAAAAATTCCTTAGTCAATTTCATTTACAAGTTGGAGAACGAATATGACCGTCTTACCTG GCCTTCAGTGCTAGACAACTTTGCTCTACTTTCTGGGCAACTAAACACCCTGAATAAAGTGCTGAAGCATGAGAAGACTCCACTGCTGCGCAATCAGGTCATAATTCCTTTAGTGCTTTCCCCAGACCGTGATGAGGAGCTTATG CGTCAGACAGAGGGGCGAGTGCCAGTGTTCAGCCATGAGGTTGTACCTGATCATCTGCGAACCAAACCTGATCCTGAGGTGGAGGAACAAGAGAAGCAGCTGAGCACTGATGCAGCTCGAATTGGTGCTGATGTGGCACAG AAACAAATCCAGAGCCTAAACAAAATGTGTTCTAACTTACTGGAGAAAATCAACAAAGAAGACCGAGAGTCTGAAAGTGGAG GAATACGGCAGAACAAGCAGACATTCAACCCTGCTGATACCAATGCCTTGGTTGCAGCTGTAGCCTTTGGGAAGGGGCTCTCAAATAGGCGGCCTCCAGGTGTGACTGGGCCTGTTCAATCCGGTCAGCCAGGTGCCAACAGTATTATAGCAGGTGGTTCTGCCATGCAACAGGTACAAATGCCTGGAGCACCAGGCCAGACTCAGCCCATGCTTGGAGGAGTACAGATGCCCCAAGGGGGTCAACCAG GAAAGATGCCCAGTGGCATTAAAACCAACATCAAATCTGCTTCAATGCATCCCTATCAAAGATGA